In Actinomyces marmotae, the DNA window AGGCCGGCGTTGGCCAGGGTGGTGCGGGCGTTGGTCATGGCTTGGGTGAGGCTGGGGATGGGTGCGGTGGGGGTGGGGGTGTCCTGGCGTAGGAGGCGCAGCATGGTGCGCAGGTCGGTTACCGACCGATGACCCATCGTCATGACGTCCTCCAAGGCGCTCGCCACGCGCTGACTGCGTGGGCGATGACCCAGCGCCTGCTGGGCGAGGAGCACCATCTGGGTGTTGGCGCGGGCGAGGGTGTCGTGCAGGTCCCGCGCGATCGTCATGCGCTGCGCGCCCAGAGCCGCCTCCCGGAGCCTCTTCTCCCGCGCCACCATCTCGCGGGAGTAGCGCAGGATGAAGCCGATATTGGATCCCGAGGCGATCAGGATCAGCTCAACCACGGGCAAGTCAGCCAGCGGGCTGCCGATCCTCAGCGCCGCCAGCCATCCGATGGGGAAGCAGAGGAAGAGCGAGGCCGCCTGACGAACCCTGCCGTCGACGACGAGCAGGGGGAACATGATGATGTCCGCCAGGAGCGCCGCCGTGAAGAATGACCTAGCCACGAGCGGGACGGTGACTGCTATCAGGACGCAGGTGACCGTCCAGGGGAATCGGCGGCACAGCACTGGCGCGGGCACCGACAGCAGTGAGAGCGTCGTGAACAGGTCCGCGCCATTCGCGCTGAGGTCGGCGCCGGCCAGAAGCGCCAGAAGGGCGGTGAGGATCCCGCGGACCGTCAACTGCAGCCGGGACGCCCGAGGCCGCACCCGCCACGAGGGGCGGGGCGCGGGAAGCGTCCCTAGGGATACGGATGCGGGGCTCACACGGCGAGGCTAGCCCACCTTCCTGGGTGAAAGGTGGAGTCGTCAGCATCCGCGGTGATGCGTCCGCGCCCCTTCGCAAGGGCTGCGCACTCCCGGGTGCCGGCCCTCGCCGTCGGCGGGGCGCGATCCGCCTTTGGGAGGAGCGGGATCGCGCGGAAGGCAGGATTCCGCGCCGCTGAGCGAGGAGCGATGATGGTCCCTGGCCGATGGCAGCGGGTGACCGCCCCGCCGGTCGGCATTCGCGGCCCGCGCCTATCGCGACCGCGAGTGAATGAGCCCTGAAACATATGATCGACTGGCGAGCGCCTGACGGCAACAGCCACGATGCGGCCCGAGAGGATTGAGTCCATGACCGCTGCCCTCGGCGCCTTCGCGACGCGCGATGGCCATGCCGCCGCGGTGAGCGCTCGGGGCATCAAGCAGTCCTTCCGCGGGCGGGAGATCCTCCGCGACGTCGACCTCGTGGCGGAGCCCGGGTCTTTCCACGGGCTGATCGGCCCGAGCGGAGCGGGCAAGACCGCGCTTCTGAAGGTCCTCTACGGCGCGCGGCGGGCCCAGGCCGGCGAGGTCTCCCTTCTCGGCCGCGCCCCCGGCGGCCGCGACCGCGCGCTCCTGGCGCGGGTCGGCGTGCAGGCCACGGCGTCGTCCTTCTTCTCGCATGCCACCGTGTGGGAGCACCTGAGCACGGTGGCGGCGCTCCTGGGGGCGTCTCAGGCCCGCGCCCACCAGTTCCTCGATCAGATGGGCCTGGGCAGGCTGCGTGACTGGCGCGTGGAGCTGCTCCCGGTGGGCGCCCGGCGAATGCTGGCCCTCGCCTCCGCGATGGTGCACCACCCGGAGGTCCTCTTCCTCGACGAGCCCATGGCCGATCTGGACCGCTCGGAGCGGGCCGATCTCCTGGATGCGCTGGATGAGGCCCGCGGCGAGGGGACCACCGTGATCTGCGCTGCCCGCCTGCTCGGAGAGTTGGGGACCCTGTGCGACTGCGTCTCCGTCCTCGATGATGGCCGAGTGGTCGCCGTCGGGCCGGCCTCCTCCTTCGTCGCCGACTCGAACCGGTCCCTGACGCCGCCGCTCGGGCGGGCCGCCATGGCTGCTCGGTCCCGGGGCCGCGTCACCGCGCTCGACCCGATGCCCGCCGTCCTGGGCAACAAGGAGGTGCTGGCGTGAGTTCCTACAAGGCGCTGACCCGCTCCCTCGCCCGGACCTACCTGCGCGATCCCGTCGCGCTCATCTTCTCCCTCGTGCTGCCGCCCGTGCTGCTCGTCGGCCTCGCGCTCGCCGTGAGCGAGCAGACCGTGGCGGCCTCCGCTTCGATGCTCGACGTGATCGGGCCCGGCGTCGTGGCCTTCGGCGCGGCCTGCAACGGGATGCTCTCCGGCGCCCGCAGCGTGGCCGACTGGCGGGAATCGGGCCTGGGGACGCTCCTGCGCTGCGCGCCGGTGCGGGTGCCCACGCTGCTGTCCGCCGCGCTCAGCGTGGCGATCGCGGTGACCCTGGTGCAGGCGCTTATCCTCGCCGCCGTCGGACTCGGCATGGGCGCCGGGATGACTGCCACGGCATGGATCCCCCTCGCTTTGGTCCCGGCCGTCCTGGGGACCCTGCTGTTCTGCTCGATCGGCGTCGTCGTGGGGGTCGTGGTGCCATCGACCGCCGTGGCCACCGCCGTCGTTCTGGCGATCGTGGCTCCCATGACGGCCTTCTCGGCTGTGGCGGCGATGACCGACTCCCTCCCCGGGGTCCAGGCCCTTTCCACATTCCTTCCCACCACCTACCTGCTGGATGGGCTGCGCTGGCCGCTGACGAGCGTCGGCGATGCCACCCACGCCCTGTTCGGCTGGTCCATACTCGCCGCTGGCGGCGCTTCTCTCTTCGGGGTCGCCACGTGGTGCATGCGCTGGGAGTAAGCGGATTTGTGCGAGGGCCAAGCGCCCCGCCGAAACCACGCGCATGGTGAAGGCGCCTCCGCCCATCTCGGGCGGGGGCGCCTTCGCCTGTTCGCGCGGGGGGTGGTGGTTCATGTCGTACCGAGCCCGCAGGAGTTGCCTTCGCCTGTTCGCGCGGGGGGTGGTGGGCGGAGATCACCGATCGCTGATCACCGGTGACCCGCTGTGAGCTGCTGGTTGTGGGGTACTGGCGGGTGGCCGACGGTCCTCCGGTCGCCGGCTTGTCGGCTGCCGGGGGGCGACCACCGAGCCCGGGTCTTCCCAACGTCGCGCCTTCGCCCCCGGGATACTGTCTCACCTCGAAGATACCGCCTCGCCCCGGCGTTACGCGCTCATTCTCGTAGTTTGAGGGCGCAACGCCGGGCCGAGGCGGTATCTGCGGGCCTAGGCGGTGTGTGTGGGCCGAGGCGGTATCGGTGGGGTGAGACGGTACGTGCGGGCTGAGGCGGTATCTGCGGGCCGAGGGCGCGTGAGAGCTCAGCGCAGGGGGACGATGCCGCCATTGGCGAGGATCCTCAGAAACCTCTCGGGTCGCATGAGGTCATCCCATGTCCATCGGATCACTTTGAGACCGGTGACGACCTCAATGCGATTCTCCCTCTGACGCTCGTCGAGCAGGGCCCGCTCGGAGGCCACGCCGCTGACCTCGCGCCGGTACTTGTCCGCGCCGTCGAACTCTCCGACGCGCCTCAGCTCCGGCCAGGCGAAATCCACGCGGGCGACGAATCTCCCATCGCGGTCGTAGTAGGAGACCTGCAGATCGGGAATGGGTAGGTGCTGCTCGATGACAACGGCACGGGACAGGCTCTCACCCACGGATTCTGAGCGCGCGTCACCGTGCTTGAGGCAGAGGCGCGCCCGTGAGTTGCCTTGGCGCCCTGGTTGGGTCTCAACGATGTCGAGCAGCTCCTCGGGCGTGGCGAGCCTTTCGCGCAGAACATGGTCGAGAGTGACGAGCCCGGATTGGAAGGAACGGTGGCGCATGAGGTCAACCGCGGTCTGCGCCGGATTGGTCACCGGCAGGCCGTGCGCCACGACGATGGGGGTGTCCTCCGGGGCAGTGGACACATGCGCCAGTGGCGTGTTGTCCCCGTGGCGGCCACCGGGGAGAACGAACTGAAGGCGGTTCGGCAGGGGGCCGATCATGGGGATGCCTAGGACGACAGCGGCGGATTCGCGGGCGAGGACTCCGGTGCGCCGTCCGCGTGGCGCGTGCGCGTTG includes these proteins:
- a CDS encoding ATP-binding cassette domain-containing protein — its product is MTAALGAFATRDGHAAAVSARGIKQSFRGREILRDVDLVAEPGSFHGLIGPSGAGKTALLKVLYGARRAQAGEVSLLGRAPGGRDRALLARVGVQATASSFFSHATVWEHLSTVAALLGASQARAHQFLDQMGLGRLRDWRVELLPVGARRMLALASAMVHHPEVLFLDEPMADLDRSERADLLDALDEARGEGTTVICAARLLGELGTLCDCVSVLDDGRVVAVGPASSFVADSNRSLTPPLGRAAMAARSRGRVTALDPMPAVLGNKEVLA
- a CDS encoding ABC transporter permease — its product is MSSYKALTRSLARTYLRDPVALIFSLVLPPVLLVGLALAVSEQTVAASASMLDVIGPGVVAFGAACNGMLSGARSVADWRESGLGTLLRCAPVRVPTLLSAALSVAIAVTLVQALILAAVGLGMGAGMTATAWIPLALVPAVLGTLLFCSIGVVVGVVVPSTAVATAVVLAIVAPMTAFSAVAAMTDSLPGVQALSTFLPTTYLLDGLRWPLTSVGDATHALFGWSILAAGGASLFGVATWCMRWE
- a CDS encoding sensor histidine kinase, producing MSPASVSLGTLPAPRPSWRVRPRASRLQLTVRGILTALLALLAGADLSANGADLFTTLSLLSVPAPVLCRRFPWTVTCVLIAVTVPLVARSFFTAALLADIIMFPLLVVDGRVRQAASLFLCFPIGWLAALRIGSPLADLPVVELILIASGSNIGFILRYSREMVAREKRLREAALGAQRMTIARDLHDTLARANTQMVLLAQQALGHRPRSQRVASALEDVMTMGHRSVTDLRTMLRLLRQDTPTPTAPIPSLTQAMTNARTTLANAGLHATITTDGELTHLPPTITTTLTRALDETVANMTKYAAKDAPCTIIIGATPNQATLLATNPIADHHRHTHPALTSGLGLIGLHERAQALDGTLTHTTTDHHWTLTLTLPLTLETSHAPLSH